A genomic window from Schistocerca serialis cubense isolate TAMUIC-IGC-003099 chromosome 4, iqSchSeri2.2, whole genome shotgun sequence includes:
- the LOC126473310 gene encoding protein disulfide-isomerase, whose protein sequence is MLKLCFIVCLVGSVWSSADIKTDEGVLVLNKDNFEAAISDTEFILVEFYAPWCGHCKSLAPEYAKAAKKLEEKQSAIKLAKVDATEETDLAEKHGVRGYPTLKFFRKGSPVDYTGGRTSDDIVNWLLKKTGPVAKELGSVEEAKSFIDGDNVVVVGFFKDQGSSAAKVFLEAAATIDDHPIGISSSDDVFSEYSASDGNIILFKKFDEGKAVMDGEVTEQAIKKFVAAQSLPLVVEFNHDTAQKIFGGEIKSHLLIFLSKEAGHFDKYLDAARESAKDFREKLLFVSINSDDEDHQRILEFFGMKKEEVPAMRLIRLEEDMAKYKPENPEITADNIKNFVQGFLDGNLKQHLLSQTLPDDWDKTPVKVLVSTNFDEIAFDKSKDVLVEFYAPWCGHCKQLAPIYDQLGEKFKDSDSVVIAKMDATANELEHTKITSFPTLKLYTKGENKVIEYNGERTLEGLTKFLESGGTYGQAAPDEAEEEDEDDDLPRKDEL, encoded by the exons ATGTTGAAGCTGTGTTTTATTGTGTGCCTGGTTGGTAGTGTGTGGAGCAGCGCGGATATTAAAACTGATGAGGGCGTTTTAGTCCTTAATAAAGATAATTTTGAGGCGGCAATTTCTGATACGGAATTTATACTTGTAGAATTCT ATGCTCCGTGGTGTGGACACTGTAAGTCTCTTGCACCTGAATATGCAAAAGCAGCGAAGAAGTTGGAAGAAAAGCAATCGGCTATCAAGTTAGCTAAGGTAGATGCCACAGAAGAAACCGATTTAGCGGAGAAACATGGTGTTAGAGGCTACCCAACGCTGAAGTTCTTCCGTAAAGGATCACCTGTTGACTACACAG GTGGACGAACATCTGATGATATTGTTAATTGGTTGTTAAAGAAAACTGGACCTGTAGCTAAGGAACTTGGATCTGTGGAGGAGGCAAAGTCATTCATTGATggtgataatgttgttgttgtgggatTCTTCAAG GACCAGGGCTCGTCAGCAGCGAAAGTATTCCTGGAAGCTGCTGCAACAATTGATGATCATCCTATTGGCATATCATCATCTGATGATGTATTTTCTGAATACAGTGCAAGTGATGGCAATATTATACTTTTTAAGAAG TTTGATGAAGGCAAAGCTGTCATGGATGGTGAGGTAACAGAACAAGCcataaagaaatttgtggcagctCAGTCTCTTCCACTAGTAGTGGAATTCAATCATGATACTGCCCAGAAAATTTTTGGTGGTGAAATTAAGAGCCATCTTCTCATATTCTTATCGAAGGAGGCTGGACATTTTGATAAATACTTGGATGCTGCTCGTGAATCTGCCAAGGACTTCCGGGAAAAG ttgctgtttgtttccattaaTTCTGATGACGAAGATCATCAGAGAATCCTAGAATTTTTTGGTATGAAGAAGGAAGAGGTACCTGCTATGCGTCTTATCCGTTTGGAGGAAGACATGGCCAAATATAAGCCAGAAAACCCAGAAATAACTGCAGATAACATAAAGAACTTTGTACAGGGCTTCCTTGATGGTAATCTGAAG caACACCTGCTTTCTCAAACACTGCCTGATGATTGGGACAAGACACCTGTCAAGGTTCTTGTCTCTACAAATTTTGATGAAATAGCATTTGATAAATCCAAAGATGTCTTGGTGGAATTCTATGCACCATGGTGTGGTCACTGCAAACAGCTTGCTCCTATTTATGATCAG cttggtgagaaatttaaagACAGTGACAGTGTTGTGATAGCAAAAATGGATGCTACAGCAAATGAACTAGAGCATACGAAGATAACGAGTTTTCCTACACTGAAACTTTACACGAAAGGTGAAAACAAG GTCATAGAGTACAACGGTGAAAGAACTCTGGAaggactcacaaagtttttggaatctgGCGGTACCTATGGACAAGCTGCTCCTGATGAG GCTgaagaagaggatgaagatgacgATTTACCACGCAAAGATGAATTGTAG